One Plantibacter sp. Leaf314 DNA segment encodes these proteins:
- a CDS encoding deoxyribodipyrimidine photo-lyase: MATAPTIVWFRDDLRLADNPALHAAVELGAPILCLFVLDDSEELRPLGGASRWWLHHSLEALGEDIRGLGGTLLLRSGSAATIVPELATSLGAGAVLWNRRYGAAEREIDAGIKTELKDAGLDARSFAANLLAEPWEIVTGQGQPYSVFTPFWKASLQRHSANPPRHPLPAPTELTGVSDAPDGDELGSWDLLPTKPDWAGGLREQWTPGEAGADARLADFLDGGVSGYAEDRDFPAQPSTSGLSPHLRFGEISSPQIWHAARDRRRHLGDDGATFLKELGWRDFAYHCLFAFPDLATRNWRQAFDRFPWPDVDQDAFTAWTTGHTGIPLVDAGMRELWTTGSMHNRIRMVVASFLTKNLLIHWRLGEEWFWDTLVDADPASNPFNWQWVAGSGFDASPYFRIFNPERQRERFDPDDAYIKRWVPEFGTPDYPEPIVDLGETRQAALAAYEHVKGA; encoded by the coding sequence ATGGCCACTGCCCCGACGATCGTATGGTTCCGTGACGACCTCCGCCTGGCCGACAACCCTGCACTGCACGCGGCCGTCGAGCTCGGCGCACCGATCCTCTGCCTGTTCGTCCTCGACGACAGCGAAGAGCTGCGACCGCTCGGCGGGGCCTCCCGTTGGTGGTTGCATCACAGCCTCGAGGCGCTCGGGGAGGACATCCGCGGGCTCGGCGGCACCCTCCTCCTCCGTTCGGGGAGTGCGGCCACGATCGTTCCTGAACTCGCCACCTCCCTCGGAGCCGGCGCGGTACTGTGGAACCGTCGCTACGGAGCCGCGGAACGGGAGATCGACGCCGGGATCAAGACGGAGCTGAAGGACGCCGGTCTCGACGCCCGGAGCTTCGCCGCGAACCTGCTCGCCGAACCCTGGGAGATCGTCACCGGACAGGGCCAGCCGTACTCGGTGTTCACCCCGTTCTGGAAGGCGTCGTTACAACGTCACTCGGCGAACCCGCCGAGGCATCCGCTCCCCGCGCCCACCGAGCTGACCGGCGTCTCGGACGCGCCTGACGGTGACGAGCTCGGATCGTGGGACCTCCTCCCGACGAAGCCGGACTGGGCGGGTGGGCTCCGCGAACAGTGGACGCCGGGCGAGGCCGGAGCGGACGCACGACTCGCCGACTTCCTCGACGGTGGGGTCTCCGGGTACGCGGAGGATCGCGACTTCCCAGCCCAGCCGTCGACCTCCGGGCTGTCGCCGCACCTGCGGTTCGGGGAGATCAGCTCACCGCAGATCTGGCACGCGGCTCGCGACCGCCGCCGACACCTCGGCGACGACGGCGCCACGTTCCTCAAGGAACTCGGCTGGCGCGACTTCGCCTACCACTGCCTCTTCGCGTTCCCCGACCTCGCCACCCGCAACTGGCGGCAGGCCTTCGACCGCTTCCCCTGGCCGGACGTCGACCAGGACGCCTTCACCGCCTGGACCACCGGCCACACCGGCATCCCGCTCGTCGACGCCGGCATGCGCGAGCTGTGGACGACCGGCAGCATGCACAACCGGATCAGGATGGTCGTCGCGTCGTTCCTGACGAAGAACCTCCTCATCCACTGGCGGCTCGGCGAGGAGTGGTTCTGGGACACCCTCGTCGACGCGGACCCGGCGTCCAACCCGTTCAACTGGCAGTGGGTCGCCGGCAGCGGCTTCGACGCGTCGCCGTACTTCCGGATCTTCAACCCGGAACGCCAGCGGGAACGGTTCGATCCCGACGACGCCTACATCAAGCGGTGGGTGCCGGAGTTCGGGACGCCCGACTACCCGGAGCCGATCGTCGACCTCGGTGAGACGAGGCAGGCGGCCCTCGCCGCGTACGAGCACGTCAAGGGCGCCTAG
- a CDS encoding methylated-DNA--[protein]-cysteine S-methyltransferase: MTTIISSTSVRRGDGRASGAQLAAISQTVDTPDGPFTVLAREDGAVLSSGWSDDIGVMLERIRPADRPGETVAGTVEAMDAVRAYYDGELTAIDLVPVAQFGGPFRTHAWTVLRTIAAGRPVTYTEFAAASGRPSAVRAAASACATNAPALFVPCHRVLRTDGSLGGFAWGLDVKRSLLDREAALS; this comes from the coding sequence ATGACCACCATCATCTCCAGCACGAGCGTCCGCCGCGGCGACGGTCGGGCGTCCGGCGCGCAGCTCGCCGCGATCAGCCAGACCGTCGACACCCCGGACGGCCCCTTCACCGTCCTCGCGCGGGAGGATGGGGCGGTGCTCTCCTCCGGGTGGTCCGACGACATCGGCGTGATGCTCGAACGGATCCGGCCCGCCGACCGACCCGGCGAGACGGTGGCGGGGACCGTCGAGGCGATGGACGCCGTCCGCGCGTACTACGACGGTGAGCTGACGGCGATCGACCTGGTCCCGGTCGCCCAGTTCGGCGGCCCGTTCCGCACCCACGCCTGGACGGTTCTGCGGACGATCGCCGCAGGACGTCCGGTGACCTACACGGAGTTCGCCGCGGCGAGTGGTCGACCGTCCGCGGTCCGTGCCGCGGCGAGCGCCTGCGCGACGAACGCACCCGCCCTCTTCGTCCCCTGCCACCGTGTGTTGCGGACGGACGGCTCGCTCGGCGGTTTCGCGTGGGGACTCGACGTGAAGCGCTCGTTGCTCGACCGCGAGGCCGCGCTGAGCTGA
- a CDS encoding DNA-3-methyladenine glycosylase 2 — protein sequence MDDTRRTDFAERYRAIQARDQRFDGQFITAVSSTGIYCRPSCPARTPKPENVTFYATSAAAHEAGFRACKRCLPEAVPGTPAWNLGNDVAARSMRLIADGVVEREGVPGLASRLGYSTRHLTRILTAELGAGPLALARAHRAQGARQLLTGTDLPFGDIAFAAGFSSIRQFNDTMREVFELTPGELRAKHRRIGEPDPGSITLSLPFRRPFDAAGVFAWLAPRAVPGVELAGPDHYSRLLALPGGTAWFEVRQLGDDLRLTAEVTDLADLPVLVARVRRLFDLDADPTSAHAVLSADPRLAPSVAATPGIRLPGAVDPEEMLVRAMVGQQITVAAARTQLRRLADAVSTMVPERHGLHRLFPTATQIADGGEAALVGPRARIDSLLGVARALVSGELAIGFGDDRDELRTRLLAMKGIGPWTADYVSMRVLGNPDAFLPGDVAVRTGAGRLGLSSDARTLTAEAEAFAPWRSYVCLHLWKAASTPAPTARPSALEKGPAA from the coding sequence ATGGACGACACACGGCGCACGGACTTCGCGGAACGCTACCGCGCGATCCAGGCTCGCGACCAGCGCTTCGACGGGCAGTTCATCACGGCCGTCAGCTCCACCGGGATCTACTGCCGTCCGTCCTGCCCGGCGCGGACCCCGAAGCCCGAGAACGTCACCTTCTACGCGACGAGCGCCGCCGCGCACGAGGCAGGCTTCCGCGCCTGCAAACGATGCCTGCCCGAGGCGGTGCCGGGGACGCCGGCCTGGAACCTCGGCAACGACGTCGCCGCTCGCAGCATGCGGCTCATCGCCGACGGGGTCGTGGAACGCGAGGGCGTTCCGGGACTCGCCTCGCGCCTCGGCTACTCGACCCGTCATCTGACGCGCATCCTCACCGCCGAGCTGGGCGCCGGACCCCTCGCGCTCGCCAGGGCCCATCGCGCCCAGGGCGCGCGCCAGCTCCTCACCGGAACCGACCTCCCCTTCGGTGACATCGCGTTCGCCGCGGGGTTCTCGAGCATCCGGCAGTTCAACGACACGATGCGCGAGGTGTTCGAGCTGACCCCGGGGGAACTCCGGGCGAAGCACCGCAGGATCGGCGAACCGGACCCCGGCTCCATCACCCTCTCGCTCCCGTTCCGACGACCCTTCGACGCCGCTGGGGTCTTCGCCTGGCTCGCGCCACGAGCCGTCCCGGGTGTCGAGCTGGCCGGACCCGACCACTACTCGCGGCTCCTCGCACTCCCCGGCGGCACGGCGTGGTTCGAGGTCCGGCAGCTCGGCGACGACCTCCGACTCACCGCCGAGGTGACGGACCTCGCCGACCTGCCGGTGCTCGTCGCCCGGGTCCGCCGACTCTTCGACCTCGACGCCGACCCGACGTCCGCCCACGCGGTGCTCTCGGCCGACCCTCGGCTCGCTCCCTCGGTCGCGGCCACACCGGGCATCCGACTCCCGGGGGCGGTCGACCCGGAGGAGATGCTGGTCCGGGCGATGGTCGGCCAGCAGATCACCGTGGCCGCAGCGCGCACCCAGCTCCGCCGTCTCGCGGACGCGGTGAGCACGATGGTCCCCGAACGGCACGGACTGCATCGCCTCTTCCCGACGGCGACGCAGATCGCGGACGGCGGGGAGGCGGCACTCGTCGGGCCCCGAGCGCGGATCGACAGTCTGCTCGGTGTGGCGCGGGCACTCGTCTCCGGGGAGCTGGCCATCGGGTTCGGCGACGACCGCGACGAGCTCCGGACCCGCCTGCTCGCCATGAAGGGGATCGGCCCCTGGACGGCCGACTACGTCAGCATGCGGGTGCTCGGGAACCCCGACGCGTTCCTTCCCGGCGACGTCGCCGTCCGCACCGGGGCCGGCCGGCTCGGGTTGTCCTCCGACGCCCGGACCCTCACGGCGGAGGCGGAGGCGTTCGCCCCGTGGCGCTCGTATGTCTGCCTCCACCTGTGGAAGGCGGCGTCCACACCGGCACCGACCGCCAGACCATCAGCCCTCGAGAAAGGCCCAGCAGCATGA
- a CDS encoding MarR family winged helix-turn-helix transcriptional regulator yields MDERRLAIAAWESLFRAQVEVMRHISHDFPSHGISLNEYDVLHTMSREPDHRIRLRDLNSSVLLSQPSISRLVDRLVARGLVGKCPDPDDGRGTLVRMTEAGYDVYRTVAIAHGATIAERVTTSLSPEEMTALATLSDKLRGA; encoded by the coding sequence ATGGATGAGAGGCGACTCGCGATCGCCGCATGGGAATCGCTCTTCCGCGCCCAGGTCGAGGTCATGCGGCACATCTCGCACGACTTCCCGAGCCACGGCATCTCCCTGAACGAGTACGACGTCCTCCACACGATGTCGCGCGAGCCCGACCACCGCATCCGCCTGCGCGATCTCAACTCCAGCGTGCTGTTGTCGCAACCGAGCATCAGCCGCCTCGTCGACCGGCTGGTCGCCCGCGGCCTCGTCGGCAAATGCCCGGACCCGGACGACGGACGCGGCACGCTCGTGCGCATGACGGAGGCCGGCTACGACGTGTACCGCACCGTCGCCATCGCCCACGGCGCGACGATCGCCGAGCGCGTGACCACCTCGCTCAGCCCCGAGGAGATGACCGCGCTCGCGACGCTGAGCGACAAGCTCCGCGGCGCCTGA
- a CDS encoding Asp23/Gls24 family envelope stress response protein, translating into MSDLTDTGDELDTLAMVLDAAVEAVPGVVRLTAAEPTLVRAAREGVGALLGAPDQSARVSVKRVRGAVSVHANVAVAAEHASPAVAQAVHRAIAELLPSPDDAAAPTITVRVVDVVPSGSQE; encoded by the coding sequence ATGAGTGACCTGACGGACACGGGCGACGAGCTCGACACGCTCGCGATGGTCCTCGACGCGGCGGTCGAGGCGGTGCCGGGGGTCGTCCGGCTCACGGCGGCCGAACCGACGCTGGTGCGTGCCGCGCGCGAGGGCGTCGGAGCGCTCCTCGGCGCACCGGACCAGAGCGCGCGCGTGAGCGTCAAGCGGGTCCGCGGCGCCGTGTCCGTGCACGCGAACGTCGCCGTCGCCGCGGAACACGCGTCGCCCGCCGTTGCGCAGGCGGTGCACCGCGCGATCGCTGAGCTGCTCCCCTCGCCCGACGACGCTGCCGCTCCGACGATCACGGTGCGCGTCGTCGACGTCGTGCCGAGTGGCTCGCAGGAGTGA
- a CDS encoding Asp23/Gls24 family envelope stress response protein: MTDGTQSDGFEPGGCAHGIDALTDYLERDMLPADPTIDDSPECQRILRSLRRVRSLAAPLLEADEEAVTTLDQDWIRGIMENIGREAKAGRDIPFATVDDDAALVITEGTVRGLVRGAGDRTPGVLVGRCVLDGDVTVVGEPITLHVTVSIGWGRSVAEAVAQFREEVRASLVQHTDLVVAGLDVVVDDLHFEAEQHGEVEDDE, from the coding sequence ATGACCGACGGGACGCAGAGCGACGGGTTCGAGCCGGGCGGGTGCGCACATGGCATCGACGCCCTCACCGACTACCTCGAACGGGACATGCTGCCGGCGGACCCCACGATCGACGACTCCCCCGAGTGCCAGCGGATCCTCCGCTCGCTGCGGCGGGTCCGCTCACTCGCGGCGCCGCTGCTCGAGGCCGACGAGGAAGCGGTGACGACGCTCGACCAGGACTGGATCCGCGGGATCATGGAGAACATCGGCCGCGAGGCCAAGGCCGGCCGCGACATCCCGTTCGCGACGGTCGACGACGATGCGGCACTCGTCATCACGGAGGGGACGGTCCGCGGCCTGGTCCGCGGTGCCGGCGACCGCACCCCCGGCGTGCTCGTCGGCCGGTGTGTGCTCGACGGCGACGTGACGGTGGTCGGCGAGCCGATCACCCTGCACGTCACGGTCAGCATCGGCTGGGGCCGTTCGGTCGCCGAGGCTGTGGCACAGTTCCGCGAGGAGGTGCGCGCGAGTCTCGTGCAGCACACCGACCTGGTGGTGGCGGGGCTCGACGTCGTCGTCGACGACCTGCACTTCGAGGCCGAGCAGCACGGAGAGGTGGAGGACGATGAGTGA
- a CDS encoding RNA polymerase sigma factor, whose product MSLLDQATDRTLVERCVDGDTRAFQVLITRYGRMMKAYAVRLTRSSADGDDVVQEALISAWKRIDTLEDGAMVKSWLMRIVSRRAIDLMRQRKDTDSTDDAVIEAPERDGPERKAEASSQLGALSAALDRLPHGQHQAWVLREIGGYSYEEIAEQLGQSVASVRGSLARARAKLMTEMEGWR is encoded by the coding sequence GTGAGCCTGCTCGATCAGGCGACGGACCGCACCCTCGTCGAGCGCTGCGTCGACGGCGACACCCGCGCCTTCCAGGTGCTCATCACCCGATACGGCCGGATGATGAAGGCCTACGCCGTCCGACTCACCCGTTCCTCCGCTGACGGCGACGACGTCGTCCAGGAGGCGCTCATCTCGGCCTGGAAGCGCATCGACACGCTCGAGGACGGGGCGATGGTGAAGAGCTGGCTGATGCGCATCGTCAGCCGGCGGGCGATCGACCTCATGCGGCAGCGCAAGGACACCGACTCGACCGACGACGCCGTCATCGAGGCGCCGGAACGCGACGGGCCGGAGCGGAAGGCCGAGGCGTCCTCACAGCTGGGAGCCCTGTCAGCCGCGCTCGACAGACTGCCGCACGGACAGCACCAGGCCTGGGTGCTCCGCGAGATCGGCGGGTACTCCTATGAGGAGATCGCCGAGCAGCTCGGGCAGAGTGTCGCGAGCGTGCGAGGGAGCCTCGCCAGGGCGAGAGCGAAACTGATGACGGAGATGGAGGGGTGGCGATGA
- a CDS encoding AI-2E family transporter, with the protein MKTPKLRLPGFSSTPEEREARRAKHEQAKQERAAKAAASSPPSAAVVAALQPSAPSVRINAFRIGLVGGIGVLVALVLGSIVTQLSTTLIYVGVALFIALGLDPLVSWLEQKLPRGLAIAVVFLAVIGAFVGIIFAIVPLLVTQITNFVNDYPRISQQFLNSDFVGWVQNTVGNTLDIDSALNDVFAFFKDPNNLLNIGGGIVAVGAGVASGITGAIIVLILTLYFLASLRSMKAVTYRFLPAYRREGFAQVLEEITQAVGRYVVGQVGLALVNGVLSFIFLSIIGAPFPPLLALLAFIGSMIPLVGTLSASIVNSALCLFASPVTALFAIGYYLIYMQIEAYVLSPRIMNKAVAVPGALVVIAAFGGGALGGILGALVAIPVAASIIIIVQKVVFPSQDAKVVPEQKLGDAETAAVGTSAAAK; encoded by the coding sequence ATGAAGACCCCCAAGCTCCGGTTGCCGGGGTTCTCCTCCACCCCGGAGGAGCGCGAAGCCAGGCGCGCCAAGCACGAGCAGGCGAAGCAGGAACGGGCAGCGAAGGCGGCGGCGTCCTCGCCGCCCTCCGCCGCGGTGGTCGCGGCGCTGCAGCCCTCGGCACCGAGCGTCCGGATCAACGCGTTCCGCATCGGCCTCGTCGGCGGTATCGGCGTGCTCGTCGCGCTCGTGCTGGGCAGCATCGTCACCCAACTGAGCACCACGCTGATCTACGTGGGCGTCGCCCTGTTCATCGCCCTGGGTCTCGACCCCCTCGTGTCGTGGCTGGAACAGAAGCTGCCCCGCGGCCTCGCGATCGCGGTCGTCTTCCTCGCGGTGATCGGTGCCTTCGTCGGGATCATCTTCGCCATCGTCCCGCTGCTCGTGACGCAGATCACGAACTTCGTGAACGACTACCCGCGGATCTCGCAGCAGTTCCTGAACAGCGACTTCGTCGGCTGGGTTCAGAACACCGTGGGCAACACCCTCGACATCGACTCCGCGCTGAACGACGTCTTCGCGTTCTTCAAGGACCCGAACAACCTGCTGAACATCGGCGGCGGCATCGTCGCGGTCGGCGCCGGCGTCGCCTCGGGGATCACCGGCGCGATCATCGTCCTCATCCTGACGCTGTACTTCCTCGCGTCGCTTCGCTCGATGAAGGCCGTCACGTACCGCTTCCTCCCCGCCTACCGTCGCGAGGGCTTCGCGCAGGTGCTCGAGGAGATCACCCAGGCCGTCGGACGATACGTCGTCGGCCAGGTCGGCCTCGCGCTCGTCAACGGTGTGCTGAGCTTCATCTTCCTCAGCATCATCGGCGCCCCGTTCCCGCCGCTGCTCGCGCTCCTCGCCTTCATCGGATCGATGATCCCGCTCGTCGGAACGCTGAGCGCGTCGATCGTGAACAGCGCCCTGTGTCTCTTCGCCTCGCCGGTGACCGCCCTCTTCGCGATCGGGTACTACCTGATCTACATGCAGATCGAGGCGTACGTCCTCAGCCCGCGCATCATGAACAAGGCCGTCGCCGTGCCCGGCGCCCTCGTCGTCATCGCGGCGTTCGGTGGCGGTGCGCTCGGCGGCATCCTCGGTGCGCTCGTCGCGATCCCGGTCGCCGCGTCGATCATCATCATCGTCCAGAAGGTCGTCTTCCCGAGCCAGGACGCCAAGGTCGTCCCGGAGCAGAAGCTCGGAGACGCCGAGACGGCGGCCGTCGGCACGAGTGCGGCGGCCAAGTGA
- a CDS encoding DMT family transporter, which produces MGIATFPALAAGALVLSGSAGLVAESLRTAGDLDLPTISVTPYQAIGIPIALVGAFFLAVGTQLQSRGVGKVEAASSAFGLKQLPQLLGRPSWLIGTLLLALAIVFQLVALAFAPLIVVQPLGAIALVITALLNARVTKVRITKEQTRAMVLCVAGIGLFVIVAALYAIEEPIRQPQLIIILIMLAVVTLALAGAYALWRRKLHTVFYVVAAGVLYGFVVTLAKVVINRVITQNFEGLTVVGIVALLVAAGLGGFFVQKAHQSGQPDLVVAGLTVVDPLVAVGIGIVVLGEASSAPWYALVLFVVAGAIAVFGVWKLAMRPVPAPGETPKRPRVQ; this is translated from the coding sequence ATGGGGATCGCGACGTTCCCGGCCCTCGCCGCCGGCGCCCTGGTGCTCTCCGGCTCCGCCGGTCTCGTGGCCGAGTCGCTCCGGACGGCCGGAGACCTCGACCTGCCGACGATCTCCGTCACGCCGTACCAGGCCATCGGCATCCCGATCGCGCTCGTCGGCGCGTTCTTCCTCGCGGTGGGGACGCAGCTCCAGTCCCGTGGCGTCGGCAAGGTCGAGGCCGCATCGTCGGCCTTCGGTCTGAAGCAGTTGCCGCAGTTGCTCGGTCGGCCGTCGTGGCTCATCGGCACGCTCCTGCTGGCGCTGGCGATCGTCTTCCAGCTCGTCGCCCTCGCGTTCGCGCCACTCATCGTGGTCCAGCCGCTCGGCGCGATCGCCCTCGTGATCACGGCCCTCCTGAACGCCAGGGTGACGAAGGTCCGCATCACGAAGGAGCAGACCCGCGCGATGGTGCTCTGCGTCGCGGGTATCGGGCTCTTCGTGATCGTCGCAGCCCTGTACGCGATCGAGGAACCCATCCGCCAGCCGCAGCTGATCATCATCCTGATCATGCTCGCGGTCGTGACGCTCGCGCTCGCCGGCGCCTACGCGCTGTGGCGCCGCAAGCTGCACACGGTGTTCTACGTCGTCGCGGCCGGGGTGCTGTACGGCTTCGTCGTGACGCTCGCGAAGGTCGTCATCAACCGGGTCATCACGCAGAACTTCGAGGGCCTGACGGTCGTCGGCATCGTCGCCCTGCTCGTCGCTGCCGGACTGGGCGGCTTCTTCGTCCAGAAGGCGCACCAGAGCGGTCAGCCCGACCTGGTGGTCGCCGGCTTGACCGTCGTCGATCCGCTCGTCGCCGTCGGTATCGGCATCGTGGTGCTGGGCGAGGCCTCGAGTGCCCCCTGGTACGCGCTCGTCCTGTTCGTCGTCGCCGGAGCGATCGCGGTGTTCGGTGTCTGGAAGCTCGCGATGCGTCCGGTGCCGGCTCCCGGAGAGACCCCGAAGCGCCCACGCGTGCAGTGA
- a CDS encoding winged helix-turn-helix domain-containing protein, with protein MSLAAVHTTRPARQLAAVEDAPRTATPHVRAVPAGPEARGFVLYVGLDEAKAQAAGTSLGEIVEAIKALTAQFAPDAETHAAVALAPRGAGGRDLDVVRLALQDPSALAAHRDEVDEEEQDVAHAGVVVDISRKRLVLDNEPAALTYKEFELLQYLVLREGRTIERAELISSLWRAGDDEEVPNERTIDVHVRRLRAKLGRYEDIVRTVRGVGYRFDRHADVSIRYASTPSPDLF; from the coding sequence ATGTCTCTTGCAGCCGTTCACACCACCCGCCCCGCCCGCCAGCTCGCCGCCGTCGAGGACGCCCCTCGTACCGCGACGCCGCACGTCCGCGCCGTTCCGGCCGGTCCGGAAGCCCGCGGCTTCGTCCTCTACGTGGGACTCGACGAGGCCAAGGCGCAGGCAGCCGGTACGAGCCTCGGCGAGATCGTCGAGGCCATCAAGGCCCTGACCGCCCAGTTCGCCCCTGACGCCGAGACGCACGCCGCCGTCGCCCTCGCACCCCGCGGTGCCGGCGGACGCGACCTCGACGTCGTCCGCCTCGCCCTCCAGGACCCGTCGGCCCTCGCGGCCCACCGTGACGAGGTCGACGAGGAGGAGCAGGACGTCGCCCACGCCGGCGTCGTCGTCGACATCTCCCGCAAGCGCCTCGTCCTCGACAACGAGCCCGCGGCCCTCACCTACAAGGAGTTCGAGCTCCTGCAGTACCTCGTGCTCCGCGAGGGTCGCACCATCGAGCGTGCCGAGCTCATCTCGTCCCTGTGGCGGGCCGGCGACGACGAGGAAGTGCCCAACGAGCGGACCATCGACGTCCACGTGCGTCGTCTCCGCGCCAAGCTCGGTCGCTACGAGGACATCGTGCGCACCGTGCGCGGGGTCGGCTACCGCTTCGACCGCCACGCGGACGTGTCGATCCGCTACGCCAGCACGCCGTCGCCCGACCTCTTCTGA
- the upp gene encoding uracil phosphoribosyltransferase, whose protein sequence is MRVHVADHPLITHKLTVLRDKTTPSPVFRALTEELVTLLAYEATRGVTVEEITIQTPVTETVGVKISEPRPLVVPILRAGLGMLEGMVKLLPTAEVGFLGMVRNEETLEPTTYAERLPDDLSDRQCFVLDPMLATGGSLAAAIDFLFQRGAVHVTAICLLAAPEGLERLEAETAGKDVTIVLGALDERLDENGYIVPGLGDAGDRLYGVV, encoded by the coding sequence ATGCGAGTGCACGTAGCCGACCACCCTCTCATCACCCACAAGCTCACGGTGCTCCGCGACAAGACGACACCGTCGCCCGTGTTCCGGGCCCTCACCGAGGAACTCGTCACCCTGCTCGCCTACGAGGCGACCCGTGGCGTCACCGTCGAGGAGATCACGATCCAGACCCCGGTCACCGAGACCGTCGGCGTCAAGATCAGCGAGCCGCGTCCACTCGTCGTCCCGATCCTGCGCGCCGGACTCGGCATGCTTGAGGGCATGGTGAAGCTGCTCCCCACGGCCGAGGTCGGGTTCCTCGGCATGGTGCGCAACGAGGAGACGCTCGAGCCCACCACGTACGCCGAGCGACTCCCGGACGACCTCTCCGACCGCCAGTGCTTCGTCCTCGACCCGATGCTCGCGACCGGCGGCTCGCTCGCCGCCGCGATCGACTTCCTCTTCCAGCGCGGAGCGGTGCACGTCACCGCGATCTGCCTGCTCGCCGCCCCCGAAGGCCTCGAGCGCCTCGAGGCCGAGACCGCGGGCAAGGACGTCACCATCGTCCTCGGCGCCCTCGACGAGCGCCTCGACGAGAACGGCTACATCGTGCCGGGCCTCGGCGACGCCGGCGACCGCCTCTACGGCGTCGTCTGA
- the tadA gene encoding tRNA adenosine(34) deaminase TadA, protein MHAPAEFVAWMDLALAEAEAALETDDVPVGAVLVAPDGTVVAAGRNERELHTDPTAHAEVVAIRAAASALGDWHLTELTLVVTLEPCVMCAGAILAARIPRVVFGAWDEKAGAVGSVYDVLRDRRLQHRVEVYAGVEAERCSTLLTDFFRGPSGVTAP, encoded by the coding sequence ATGCACGCACCGGCCGAGTTCGTCGCTTGGATGGACCTCGCCCTCGCCGAGGCGGAGGCGGCGCTGGAGACCGACGACGTCCCGGTCGGCGCCGTCCTCGTCGCTCCGGACGGGACCGTCGTCGCCGCAGGCCGCAACGAGCGGGAGCTGCACACCGACCCGACGGCCCACGCCGAGGTCGTCGCGATCCGTGCCGCCGCGAGCGCGCTCGGCGACTGGCACCTCACGGAGCTCACGCTCGTCGTCACCCTCGAGCCGTGCGTGATGTGCGCCGGAGCGATCCTCGCGGCCAGGATCCCGCGCGTCGTGTTCGGTGCCTGGGACGAGAAGGCCGGCGCGGTCGGCTCGGTCTACGACGTCCTGCGCGACCGGCGGTTGCAGCACCGCGTGGAGGTCTACGCCGGTGTCGAGGCCGAGCGCTGCTCGACGCTCCTCACCGACTTCTTCCGCGGGCCGAGCGGCGTCACAGCTCCTTGA